The following are from one region of the Aphis gossypii isolate Hap1 unplaced genomic scaffold, ASM2018417v2 Contig00649, whole genome shotgun sequence genome:
- the LOC126554929 gene encoding uncharacterized protein LOC126554929: MVFKSPGHIGKKYLNNLNRIRKNTIKRRCLFVNTAKKNKKKSSSAPDKDYGLAEPLIDIILPEELEIKKNCFLNKLKTVNLHQLNLDTRDQSENQKWFQERKKRLTASKFGDICKMRQNTSCKRQVHAIIYKPQIKTKELTHGIEMESYGRKKFEDVCRLSVETCGLIVDSEIPFLAASPDGMVGNDAILEIKCSYIAKDTNDVIEAVNNKLLQYCTLLHTNNGQQIVQLKRDHSYCYQVMGQLHITRRQLCYFVMYATKWIHIEKIIYDAEFWETKMVGKLTAFYIDCLLPEIVEPLYGKRLLVSDIREPSRIIEAQQLKNKNKSIKNLKKKKT; this comes from the exons atggtttttaaaagtccag GACacataggaaaaaaatatctaaataatttaaatagaattaggaaaaatactataaaaagaagatgtttatttgtaaataccgccaaaaaaaataagaaaaaaagctCGTCGGCTCCAGATAAAGATTATGGTTTAGCTGAGCCCCTGATTGACATTATATTACCGGAGGaactagaaattaaaaaaaattgttttttaaataaattaaaaactgttaacCTGCACCAGCTAAATTTGGACACTCGAGATCAAAGTGAAAATCAAAAGTGGTTTCAAGAACGAAAAAAACGTTTGACAGCTTCCAAATTTGGCGACATTTGTAAAATGAGACAAAATACTAGCTGTAAACGACAAGTCCatgcaattatatataaaccacaaataaaaacgaaagaaTTAACTCATGGAATTGAAATGGAATCGTAtggtagaaaaaaatttgaggATGTATGTCGATTAAGTGTTGAGACTTGTGGACTAATTGTAGACAGCGAGATTCCATTTTTGGCTGCTAGTccag atGGTATGGTCGGGAATGATGCTATTCTTGAAATCAAGTGTTCATATATTGCAAAGGATACTAACGATGTAATCGAagcagtaaataataaattg TTACAATATTGCACACTATTGCATACAAATAATGGTCAACAGATTGTGCAATTAAAAAGAGACCATAGTTATTGTTATCAGGTGATGGGGCAGTTACACATTACAAGGAGACAACTATGCTATTTTGTTATGTATGCAACTAAATGGAtacatatagaaaaaataatttatgatgccGAGTTTTGGGAAACAAAAATGGTTGGAAAACTTACTGC attttataTAGATTGTTTATTGCCAGAAATAGTAGAACCTTTATATGGTAAGCGACTATTAGTGTCAGATATTCGAGAACCCTCAAGAATCATTGAAGCTcaacaactaaaaaataaaaataaatcaataaaaaatctaaaaaaaaaaaaaacctaa
- the LOC126554933 gene encoding uncharacterized protein LOC126554933 encodes MGKPTSLPGLRFKPEKKKKKKPNHTSETLNTSGLPTASSSALFSNLSDDVELACMTMPSTSKISPPSILHHPKNTLKRTSHTRISSVEKAFARIKTTQGDGDSSVIKRLNDVLPYGLHFTVEKIECRNHLLRNSCQKLLALTKRTEYPVHIRKFIQNNILRFRSDITKAVQHRKTSDLSIPNKIADLRKDIENSPYHRFGQHDNCDRYFCSGSKSGEINLVGDVEKCGLMREVKNIILRLANNSSSLIQDVDNNACEQFNSLINKFIGGKRINFPSSILSAYSV; translated from the exons ATGGGGAAACCTACTTCCCTCCCAGGTTTGCGATTCAAaccggaaaaaaaaaaaaaaaaaaaacctaatcaTACTTCAGAAACTCTTAATACTTCAGGATTGCCTACGGCCTCATCTTCagcattattttcaaatctatCTGATGATGTGGAACTAGCCTGCATGACTATGCCATCAACATCAAAAATATCTCCACCTTCCATTCTACATCACCCCAAAAATACCCTTAAGAGGACGTCTCACACCCGTATTTCGAGCGTCGAAAAAGCCTTTGCAAGAATTAAAACCACTCAAG GCGATGGTGACAGCAGCGTTATCAAACGTTTGAATGATGTACTACCATATGGTCTTCATTTTACggttgaaaaaattgaatgtaggAACCATCTGTTACGAAATTCTTGTCAAAAATTGTTAGCACTAACCAAAAGAACCGAATATCCCGTTcatataagaaaatttatacaaaacaatattcttCGATTTAGAAGTGACATAACAAAAGCTGTACAGCATCGTAAGACGAGTGATTTATCTATTCCAAACAAAATAGCag ATCTACGAAAAGATATTGAAAATAGTCCATATCACCGATTTGGACAACATGACAATTGTGACAGATATTTTTGTTCTGGTTCAAAATCCggtgaaataaatttagtcgGTGATGTAGAAAAGTGTGGATTAATGAgagaagtaaaaaatattattcttcgtCTTGCTAATAATTCAAGCAGCCTGATTCAAGACGTTGATAATAATGCGTGCGAACAATTCAATAGTCTAATCAATAAGTTTATAGGTGGTAAAAGAATTAACTTCCCGAGTAGCATTTTGAGTGCATACAGCGTGTAA